ATATCGCCGCCGCAATAGTTCACTCTGTGGCAGGTTGCTCCGGCATCCGTAAGCTTGTCAGCCAACACCTTATAAAAAGGTGATGCTAGTCCTTGCAGAAACAAGACTGACATTGGCTTAACTGCGCTGGATTTGCCAACAGGTTGTGACATGCGTTTCTTTCGTTATTGGAAATATGCCTAAAGGCGAGTGCTCGTCTTAACAAATGCACGGAACGCATTCAACTGTTTGCTAGTGCAAATGAACCGGTTTATGTATCTAAACGTTTGTTCATGTTGAGTTCATGCTGACCTATTAAGGAATAGAATTATGCTGCTACAAAAAACGTAATTCGGATAAAAATGTAATTAACGGTTGAGTTTTTGTACAGTGATGCTTTAGGGAATAGGTTACAAACTTATTACGCCTAAGTGGTAGGGAAAAGGTGTGAGCTGAGTTGCATATAGCGTCTAGTATAGTTGGTTTTGGCCATAATAAGGGAAATCAAATCCTTCGGTTAAAGCGACTGATTAGTTGAGAATGCTAAGGTGTTATGATAGCGTGCGTCAAATTTGCTTCTGCAATTTGTAATTCACAGCGACTAAAACCAGCCGCACTTATGTATTTTGTTAGCTATTAAGTTAGTGTGGTATCGGGGGGTATATATGAAAAGTTCCGCGGATTTGGATGCTAATCAAGAAAATATTCTTGAGCTTCCGGTTAGTTTAAAAGCGGATATAGGACAAACTCTTAAGGATATTGGGTCTAATTTTCTAAAGCAGGGACAAGCTTTGGAACGTTTGTCGCAGACCTATGACGAAGAGGCGTTCCGTGAAGCCATCATGACCATCATGAATACGCGTGGTCATTTGATTGTTATTGGAATGGGCAAATCTGGCCATGTGGCGCGGAAAATTTCTGCGACTTTGGCGTCCACTGGTACCCCGTCATTTTTCTTGCATCCTGCTGAGGCATCCCATGGTGATTTGGGCATGGTTACTGCTGATGATGCGCTTTTGCTTATCAGCTATTCTGGAGAAACTCCTGAAATTTCACAGCTATTGCCATCTCTTAAATCTTTTGGAAATAAGATTATCGCGATTACAGGTGCAAAAAACTCCACAATGGGGCGCGTGGCAGATGTAGTGCTTGAAATTCCAATTACTGAAGAAGCCTGTCCAATTAATCTGGCTCCAACAACATCTATCATTGTAACAGCAGCAATTGGTGATGCGCTTGCCGTTTCTCTT
This DNA window, taken from Kordiimonas sp. SCSIO 12603, encodes the following:
- a CDS encoding SIS domain-containing protein, producing the protein MKSSADLDANQENILELPVSLKADIGQTLKDIGSNFLKQGQALERLSQTYDEEAFREAIMTIMNTRGHLIVIGMGKSGHVARKISATLASTGTPSFFLHPAEASHGDLGMVTADDALLLISYSGETPEISQLLPSLKSFGNKIIAITGAKNSTMGRVADVVLEIPITEEACPINLAPTTSIIVTAAIGDALAVSLMKLRNFHARDFARYHPGGSLGRRLLTKVEEAMLVNNVPVVSPDMVLLELAAEMAGGSAGVAVVVDKAGLPIGVVTKGQLGVALRVTRRVREVAAHQCMSKEFSTIQEDVIVDEAESMMRSDEVKFLVVVDEKGRYAGIYKHEDA